From Cucumis melo cultivar AY chromosome 1, USDA_Cmelo_AY_1.0, whole genome shotgun sequence, a single genomic window includes:
- the LOC103495340 gene encoding uncharacterized protein LOC103495340, with translation MDENTQAVNSTSDDSGEDFYELIEAPKFVDFTVSDPYVPDDRYWFCSRVGCEEVHPEEMDSDVVYKNFVMRVMAARSPNVRLQRVRRNLKCPLTAPPKSSKSRVARLALISSISKRIGDSRVKSRLPTANPATTANVKPKQAHAKAMTTPRNRKLNSNTNSFLSVKNSKTTSAEEPKTTKVAKALFFQSPKKDTKKRTSTEMNTPVKTICAAMKKLEITSANKNVLGHEKNVLGDGESLPQDVPRKKLRGREVKSRVFDSLRTQGCKRQDAKSARVLKRRSKERKIKPPLAQQVAPENVDEDASDMDIDVKSRQVSMQGCSLSVSSKSKEGNPDGLSRPEDSDNLSKDSDRTSISNYEERISAKSGLKVVQCKVEDKKNQLYYHEEKVKPGVLDMNILEVLVSDDKENVAEISDGNRDEMVLQIVEPLNNNSDDDTKVSNPDEKNPEAIDFNTVLCEVEPEKNKKCNREGRMKSGEVQKNISKLESDDKENVVGASKENAVPSDDDIEHESETTTDENVAPNDNREDNSYDQSATVAFGKLVRSNAAKVKEVLKKTVKETSTPATVGSHGLKPSRPKSTNPKPFRLRTDERGVLREANLGKKLHCPLKDITASRRHHGDKLQRKNQCTNQNSECENRVEEEHEQRRLENKFPDDPQGGTILDYSSSNKKGDSEHKLCTMDSQNCFALKHQKPRHCRQFEPGNKRATKTTDDNLKKTNLQKIQQRVRKPRRDLSPIEEITSLVPSQHKARKETSLKISSHKEARKPSEALSRKRRPAATIPKEPNLHGNHLPRRAAQENWLR, from the exons ATGGACGAGAATACTCAAGCTGTCAACTCCACCAGTGACGATTCCGGTGAAGATTTCTACGAGTTGATCGAAGCGCCTAAGTTCGTCGACTTCACCGTTTCTGATCCCTACGTTCCCGATGATCGCTACTGGTTCTGCTCCCGAGTCG GGTGTGAAGAGGTACATCCAGAAGAAATGGACTCTGATGTCGTTTACAAAAACTTTGTAATGCGG GTAATGGCGGCGAGAAGTCCGAATGTACGGCTCCAGAGAGTTAGAAG GAACCTGAAATGCCCACTCACAGCTCCTCCGAAGTCTTCCAAGTCTAGAGTGGCAAGGCTAGCTCTGATTTCTTCCATTTCCAAAAGGATAGGGGATTCAAGAGTTAAATCTAGATTGCCTACTGCCAATCCTGCTACAACTGCGAACGTAAAGCCAAAGCAAGCTCATGCCAAGGCAATGACCACTCCAAGGAACAGGAAGCTTAACTCCAATACCAATTCTTTTCTGAGTGTTAAAAATTCTAAGACAACATCAGCTGAAGAGCCAAAGACTACCAAGGTAGCTAAGGCTTTGTTCTTTCAGTCTCCAAAAAAAGATACAAAAAAGAGAACTTCAACAGAAATGAATACCCCTGTGAAAACTATATGTGCAGCAATGAAGAAACTCGAAATTACCAGTGCAAATAAGAATGTATTAGGGCATGAGAAAAATGTATTAGGGGATGGAGAGTCATTGCCCCAGGATGTTCCGAGGAAAAAGTTAAGAGGACGTGAGGTGAAGAGCCGAGTTTTTGATTCATTACGAACTCAAGGTTGCAAACGCCAGGATGCCAAATCTGCAAGAGTTTTGAAGAGGAGAAGCAAAGAAAGGAAGATAAAGCCGCCTCTTGCCCAGCAAGTTGCCCCAGAAAATGTTGATGAGGATGCCAGTGATATGGATATTGATGTAAAATCAAGGCAAGTTTCAATGCAAGGGTGCTCTTTGTCAGTTTCTTCTAAGAGTAAAGAAGGAAATCCAGATGGACTTTCAAGACCTGAAGATTCAGATAATTTATCCAAAGATTCTGATAGAACTTCCATTTCAAATTATGAAGAGAGAATTTCGGCAAAAAGTGGTCTCAAGGTTGTCCAATGTAAAGTAGAGGACAAGAAGAACCAATTATACTATCATGAAGAGAAAGTCAAACCAGGTGTGTTAGACATGAATATTTTAGAAGTTCTGGTGAGTGATGATAAAGAAAATGTAGCTGAAATTAGTGATGGTAATCGAGATGAAATGGTTTTACAAATTGTGGAGCCTCTGAACAATAATTCTGATGATGATACTAAAGTATCAAATCCAGATGAGAAAAATCCAGAAGCAATTGATTTCAACACAGTTCTGTGTGAAGTGGAGCCtgagaagaataaaaaatgcaaCCGTGAAGGGAGAATGAAATCAGGGGAAGTACAAAAGAATATCTCAAAACTCGAGAGTGATGATAAAGAAAATGTTGTGGGTGCAAGTAAGGAAAATGCAGTACCCTCTGATGATGATATAGAGCATGAGAGTGAAACCACCACAGATGAAAATGTTGCACCTAATGACAACAG GGAAGACAACTCTTACGACCAGTCTGCAACAGTGGCATTTGGCAAGCTTGTGAGATCTAATGCGGCAAAG GTCAAAGAAGTATTAAAGAAGACTGTGAAGGAGACATCTACTCCTGCTACAGTTGGTTCTCATGGGCTGAAACCCAGCAGACCAAAGTCCACGAATCCCAAGCCATTCAGACTAAGAACTGAT GAAAGAGGTGTACTTAGGGAAGCAAACTTGGGGAAAAAGCTTCATTGTCCTTTGAAAGACATCACTGCATCTCGAAGGCATCATGGGGACAAGTTGCAAAGAAAAAATCAATGCACGAATCAA AATTCTGAATGTGAAAATCGTGTTGAGGAAGAACATGAACAAAGGAGGTTAGAGAACAAATTCCCAGACGATCCACAA GGCGGAACAATACTAGATTATTCCTCAAGCAACAAAAAAGGAGATTCTGAACACAAGTTATGTACAATGGACTCACAAAATTGTTTTGCTTTAAAACACCAGAAACCAAGACATTGTCGTCAATTTGAACCCGGCAATAAGAGAGCAACCAAGACAACAGATGACAATTTGAAAAAGACCAACTTACAAAAGATACAGCAAAGAGTTAGGAAGCCTAGAAG GGATTTGTCACCCATAGAAGAAATAACTTCTCTGGTACCTAGCCAACACAAGGCAAGGAAAGAAACCTCTTTGAAGATATCGAGTCACAAAGAAGCTAGAAAACCATCAGAGGCATTATCTCGAAAAAGGAGGCCTGCTGCAACTATTCCTAAGGAGCCAAATCTTCATGGAAATCATCTACCAAGGAGAGCTGCTCAAGAAAATTGGCTAAGGTGA
- the LOC103495341 gene encoding receptor-like protein kinase 7, which produces MTNSPFSSGRRPPLVAHLLLLFLLVCSFSLSHCDELQPLLDLKSAFSSSSSPSAFSSWIKGKDVCSSFHGIVCNSNGFVVEINLPAQNLSGIIPFDSICSLQSLEKLSFGLNSLYGKVSDGLRNCSKLKYLDLGQNSFSGEVPDLSSLVGLRFLSLNNSGFSGDFPWKSLVNLTDLEFLSLGDNTFNPTTSFPLEILELKNLHWLYLSNCTIYGEIPSRIGNLSLLENLELSQNKLIGEIPYEIVNLKKLWQLELHENSLTGKLPVGLGNLTGLRNFDASSNNLEGDLTELRFLTNLKSLQLFENRFSGTIPEEFGDFKDLVELSLYQNNLTGNLPQRIGSWAAFVFIDVSENFLSGPIPPDMCKQGRMTDLLMLQNNFIGGIPESYMNCKSLNRFRVNNNSLSDVVPAGIWSLPNLSIIDLSTNQFEGPVTSDIGKAKALAQLFLSNNRFSGNLPAELGEVSSLVSIKLDSNHFVGPIPESLGKLKNLSSLSLNDNKFSGNIPSSLGSCTSLSTIDLSMNSFSGHISENLGYLPILNSLNLSNNELSGEIPTTFSKLKLSSFDLSNNRLIGQVPDSLAIQAFDESFMGNPGLCSESIRYLSSCSPTSRSSSHLTSLLSCIIAGILLLLVSFLCLLFVKLKRNKDAKHLLKSKSWDMKPYRIVCFTEKEIIDSINSHNLIGKGGSGNVYKVVLSNGKELAVKHIWQSSFSDQANCRTSATILTKRKTRSSEYDAEVATLSSVRHNNVVKLYCSISSEDSNLLVYEYLPNGSLWDQLHTSRKIEMGWQIRYEIAVGAARGLEYLHHGCDQPVIHRDVKSSNILLDSDWKPRIADFGLAKILQDGHGHGVGDSSHVIAGTLGYIAPEYAYTCKINEKSDVYSFGVVLMELATGKQPNEAEFGENKDIVQWAHSRMRELKGNLKDMVDPSISEAQVEDAVKVLRIALRCTAKIPSTRPSMRMVVHMLEEAEPYNFIDIVVKKECEN; this is translated from the exons ATGACTAATTCACCATTTTCCTCCGGCCGCCGCCCTCCTCTGGTGGCTCACCTCctccttcttttcctcctcgtCTGTTCATTTTCCCTCTCCCATTGTGATGAACTTCAACCACTTTTAGACCTCAAATCTgccttctcttcttcttcttctccttcggCTTTTAGCTCTTGGATTAAAGGGAAGGATGTTTGCAGCAGCTTCCATGGCATTGTATGTAATTCCAATGGCTTTGTAGTAGAAATCAATCTCCCTGCTCAGAACTTATCTGGGATTATTCCTTTTGATTCTATTTGCTCTTTGCAATCTCTTGAGAAGCTGTCTTTTGGGTTGAATTCTTTGTATGGGAAGGTCAGTGATGGTTTGAGGAACTGTTCTAAGTTAAAGTATTTGGATTTGGGTCAGAATTCCTTTTCTGGTGAAGTACCCGATTTGTCTTCTTTAGTGGGATTGAGATTCTTGAGTTTGAATAACAGTGGGTTTTCTGGAGATTTTCCATGGAAATCTCTTGTCAATCTTactgatttggagttcttgagCCTTGGAGACAATACATTTAACCCAACAACTTCATTTCCATTAGAGATTCTTGAGCTTAAGAACCTTCATTGGCTTTACCTCTCTAACTGCACCATTTATGGTGAAATCCCATCTAGGATTGGGAACTTGTCTTTGCTTGAGAATCTTGAACTCTCACAAAATAAACTCATTGGTGAAATTCCTTATGAGATTGTGAACTTGAAGAAGCTATGGCAGTTGGAGTTACATGAGAATTCCTTGACCGGGAAGCTACCGGTCGGGCTTGGTAACCTCACTGGACTGAGGAACTTTGATGCCTCATCTAATAATCTTGAAGGTGATTTAACGGAGTTGAGgttcttgaccaatttgaagtCCTTGCAGCTCTTTGAGAATCGATTTTCCGGAACGATCCCAGAGGAGTTTGGGGACTTTAAGGACCTTGTTGAGCTCTCTCTTTACCAAAACAACCTTACTGGCAATCTCCCTCAAAGAATTGGATCTTGGGCAGCCTTCGTTTTCATTGATGTTTCAGAGAATTTCTTGtccggacctatacctccagacaTGTGCAAGCAGGGCAGAATGACTGATCTATTGATGCTACAGAACAATTTCATTGGTGGAATCCCAGAAAGCTACATGAATTGTAAATCTTTGAATCGTTTTCGTGTAAATAATAACTCTCTTTCGGATGTTGTTCCTGCTGGGATTTGGAGTCTGCCAAATCTTAGCATCATTGATCTTTCAACGAATCAATTTGAAGGTCCTGTGACTTCTGATATTGGTAAAGCAAAAGCTCTTGCTCAGTTATTCTTATCAAATAACCGGTTTTCGGGTAACTTACCGGCCGAGTTAGGCGAAGTATCATCCTTAGTCTCAATCAAGCTCGATTCCAACCATTTTGTTGGTCCAATACCTGAATCACTCGGCAAGTTGAAGAACTTAAGCAGCCTTTCTTTGAATGACAACAAATTTTCCGGCAATATACCTAGCTCACTAGGCTCTTGCACTTCTCTTTCTACCATAGATTTATCTATGAATTCATTCTCCGGGCATATTTCAGAGAATCTTGGTTACTTGCCAATTCTTAACTCCTTGAATCTGTCTAACAATGAACTTTCAGGTGAAATTCCAACTACTTTCTCAAAGTTGAAGCTAAGCAGTTTCGACCTGTCTAATAACAGGTTAATTGGTCAAGTACCTGATTCACTTGCAATCCAAGCCTTTGATGAAAGTTTCATGGGAAATCCTGGCTTGTGTAGTGAGTCTATTAGATACTTGAGTTCATGTTCACCAACCTCTAGATCATCCAGCCATCTCACCTCGTTGTTGTCATGTATCATTGCTGGAATTCTACTGTTGCTTGTGTCCTTCTTGTGTTTGTTGTTTGTGAAATTGAAACGTAACAAGGATGCTAAGCATTTACTGAAATCCAAATCATGGGATATGAAGCCATATCGCATAGTGTGCTTCACGGAAAAGGAAATCATAGATTCAATCAATTCTCACAACTTGATAGGAAAAGGAGGATCTGGAAATGTGTACAAAGTCGTACTAAGTAACGGCAAAGAACTCGCCGTGAAACATATATGGCAATCGAGCTTTAGCGACCAAGCAAATTGTCGGACTAGTGCAACCATTTTAACTAAAAGAAAGACCAGGTCATCCGAATATGATGCAGAAGTAGCTACATTGAGTTCAGTGAGGCATAACAACGTGGTGAAATTATACTGTAGCATTTCAAGTGAGGACAGTAACCTTCTGGTCTACGAGTACTTACCGAATGGAAGTTTATGGGATCAGTTGCATACTAGCAGGAAGATTGAGATGGGATGGCAAATAAGGTACGAAATAGCGGTTGGAGCAGCAAGGGGCCTTGAGTATTTGCATCATGGGTGTGACCAACCTGTAATTCACCGAGATGTAAAGTCAAGTAATATTTTGTTGGATAGTGATTGGAAACCTAGGATTGCAGATTTCGGGCTGGCGAAGATTCTGCAGGATGGCCATGGCCATGGGGTTGGAGATTCATCTCATGTCATTGCTGGGACACTCGGTTATATAGCCCCTG AATATGCATACACATGCAAGATAAACGAGAAGAGTGACGTTTACAGCTTCGGAGTTGTCCTAATGGAACTAGCAACAGGAAAGCAGCCCAATGAGGCAGAGTTTGGGGAGAACAAAGATATTGTACAATGGGCACACAGCAGAATGAGAGAACTAAAAGGTAATCTGAAAGATATGGTAGATCCTAGCATCTCAGAGGCTCAGGTGGAGGATGCAGTCAAAGTGCTAAGGATCGCACTTCGCTGCACGGCTAAGATTCCATCTACAAGGCCCTCCATGAGAATGGTGGTTCATATGCTCGAAGAGGCTGAACCTTATAACTTTATTGACATTGTTGTCAAGAAAGAATGTGAAAACTAA
- the LOC103495342 gene encoding uncharacterized protein LOC103495342 isoform X1, whose protein sequence is MLKHHQCFRWLLLFSSVGIMIPYLEGVVTNKKNDDHQVIIKTKTYRTPLFTLKPGYVVERFFYNTNFPKGHIAMKSFDVEVVDEEANPIPLFETYLHHWGITRYYQHKDTKDPNINTSFTQLHEPNFIVAGNNGVCQKHALPQFFGTGADSRKTSSFLPNPYGIEVGNEKEVPLGYEEKWVLNIHAIDTRGVEDRIGCIECKRHLYNVTKDGLGMALEDDYIGGLRCCYDQTQCKMKKGYGNELGDDQQRNLYVRYTVKWVDWDDDLVIPLKVYIFDVTDTWKPLIDSTGAPQQHNCLKIVLAMFMRCMNWSSHLLTQMESDQLYVVEYNVGGSCSTNNKDGDECNATKMVRLLSPSSGYIIYGMGHLHAGGLGSTLYGEDERELCSSSPIYGNGNEIGNEKGYVVEMSTCYPKPGSVKINNKEMLTLISKYDPSQTHIGVMGLFHIMVAQKLPNSIIQMEPLEQLADDHKQKITK, encoded by the exons ATGTTGAAGCATCACCAATGTTTTCGGTGGTTACTGCTATTCTCCTCCGTAGGGATTATGATACCATATTTGGAAGGGGTTGTAACAAACAAGAAGAATGATGATCATCAAGTCATCATAAAAACAAAGACTTATAGGACTCCATTGTTCACTTTAAAACCTGGGTATGTAGTGGAGAGATTCTTCTATAATACCAACTTTCCCAAAGGTCATATTGCTATGAAAAGTTTTGATGTTGAAGTCGTAGATGAAGAAGCCAATCCCATCCCTCTCTTTGAAACTTATCTTCACCATTGGGGAATAACAAG GTATTACCAACACAAAGATACAAAAGATCCAAACATCAACACTTCCTTCACTcaactccacgaaccaaatttcATAGTAGCAGGAAACAATGGAGTATGTCAAAAACATGCACTTCCACAGTTCTTTGGGACAGGGGCAGATTCAAGAAAAACATCCTCATTTCTTCCAAACCCATATGGAATAGAAGTTGGTAACGAAAAGGAAGTCCCTTTAGGGTATGAAGAGAAATGGGTtcttaatattcatgccattgATACAAGAGGTGTTGAAGATAGAATTGGATGTATTGAATGTAAACGTCATTTGTATAATGTTACAAAAGATGGGTTGGGAATGGCTTTAGAAGATGATTATATTGGAGGTTTAAGATGTTGTTATGATCAAACTCAATGTAAAATGAAAAAAGGGTATGGTAATGAATTAGGAGATGATCAACAAAGGAATTTGTATGTTAGATATACAGTCAAGTGGGTGGATTGGGATGATGATCTTGTTATTCCTCTTAAGGTTTACATTTTTGATGTCACGGATACTTGGAAGCCATTGATTGACTCAACAGGAGCTCCTCAACAACATAATTGTCTT AAAATCGTTCTCGCAATGTTCATGAGATGCATGAATTGGTCTTCTCATTTGTTAACCCAAATGGAATCTGACCAATTGTATGTG GTGGAGTATAATGTAGGAGGGTCTTGCTCCACAAACAATAAGGATGGTGATGAATGTAATGCTACAAAAATGGTGAGGCTGTTGTCTCCAAGTAGTGGCTATATCATATATGGAATGGGTCATCTCCATGCTGGTGGTCTTGGTTCAACGCTTTATGGAGAG GATGAAAGAGAGCTATGTTCTTCATCTCCCATAtatggaaatggaaatgaaATAGGGAATGAAAAGGGGTATGTGGTTGAGATGTCAACTTGTTATCCAAAGCCAGGCTCAgtcaaaatcaacaataaagaAATGTTGACTCTAATATCCAAGTATGATCCTTCTCAAACTCACATTGGAGTTATGGGTCTCTTTCATATTATGGTTGCACAAAAATTACCAAACTCGATCATTCAAATGGAACCACTCGAACAACTTGCTGATGATCATAAGCAGAAGATCACCAAGTAA
- the LOC103495342 gene encoding uncharacterized protein LOC103495342 isoform X2 gives MLKHHQCFRWLLLFSSVGIMIPYLEGVVTNKKNDDHQVIIKTKTYRTPLFTLKPGYVVERFFYNTNFPKGHIAMKSFDVEVVDEEANPIPLFETYLHHWGITRYYQHKDTKDPNINTSFTQLHEPNFIVAGNNGVCQKHALPQFFGTGADSRKTSSFLPNPYGIEVGNEKEVPLGYEEKWVLNIHAIDTRGVEDRIGCIECKRHLYNVTKDGLGMALEDDYIGGLRCCYDQTQCKMKKGYGNELGDDQQRNLYVRYTVKWVDWDDDLVIPLKVYIFDVTDTWKPLIDSTGAPQQHNCLVEYNVGGSCSTNNKDGDECNATKMVRLLSPSSGYIIYGMGHLHAGGLGSTLYGEDERELCSSSPIYGNGNEIGNEKGYVVEMSTCYPKPGSVKINNKEMLTLISKYDPSQTHIGVMGLFHIMVAQKLPNSIIQMEPLEQLADDHKQKITK, from the exons ATGTTGAAGCATCACCAATGTTTTCGGTGGTTACTGCTATTCTCCTCCGTAGGGATTATGATACCATATTTGGAAGGGGTTGTAACAAACAAGAAGAATGATGATCATCAAGTCATCATAAAAACAAAGACTTATAGGACTCCATTGTTCACTTTAAAACCTGGGTATGTAGTGGAGAGATTCTTCTATAATACCAACTTTCCCAAAGGTCATATTGCTATGAAAAGTTTTGATGTTGAAGTCGTAGATGAAGAAGCCAATCCCATCCCTCTCTTTGAAACTTATCTTCACCATTGGGGAATAACAAG GTATTACCAACACAAAGATACAAAAGATCCAAACATCAACACTTCCTTCACTcaactccacgaaccaaatttcATAGTAGCAGGAAACAATGGAGTATGTCAAAAACATGCACTTCCACAGTTCTTTGGGACAGGGGCAGATTCAAGAAAAACATCCTCATTTCTTCCAAACCCATATGGAATAGAAGTTGGTAACGAAAAGGAAGTCCCTTTAGGGTATGAAGAGAAATGGGTtcttaatattcatgccattgATACAAGAGGTGTTGAAGATAGAATTGGATGTATTGAATGTAAACGTCATTTGTATAATGTTACAAAAGATGGGTTGGGAATGGCTTTAGAAGATGATTATATTGGAGGTTTAAGATGTTGTTATGATCAAACTCAATGTAAAATGAAAAAAGGGTATGGTAATGAATTAGGAGATGATCAACAAAGGAATTTGTATGTTAGATATACAGTCAAGTGGGTGGATTGGGATGATGATCTTGTTATTCCTCTTAAGGTTTACATTTTTGATGTCACGGATACTTGGAAGCCATTGATTGACTCAACAGGAGCTCCTCAACAACATAATTGTCTT GTGGAGTATAATGTAGGAGGGTCTTGCTCCACAAACAATAAGGATGGTGATGAATGTAATGCTACAAAAATGGTGAGGCTGTTGTCTCCAAGTAGTGGCTATATCATATATGGAATGGGTCATCTCCATGCTGGTGGTCTTGGTTCAACGCTTTATGGAGAG GATGAAAGAGAGCTATGTTCTTCATCTCCCATAtatggaaatggaaatgaaATAGGGAATGAAAAGGGGTATGTGGTTGAGATGTCAACTTGTTATCCAAAGCCAGGCTCAgtcaaaatcaacaataaagaAATGTTGACTCTAATATCCAAGTATGATCCTTCTCAAACTCACATTGGAGTTATGGGTCTCTTTCATATTATGGTTGCACAAAAATTACCAAACTCGATCATTCAAATGGAACCACTCGAACAACTTGCTGATGATCATAAGCAGAAGATCACCAAGTAA